One part of the Brachyspira sp. SAP_772 genome encodes these proteins:
- the atpH gene encoding ATP synthase F1 subunit delta — protein MDPIAAEIFTNLKTEIFHEVQKEKTARFKRIVKNEASAKNYAKAMFDAANELKKIDIIKKDFDVIYSSLFEDKDTFSFFTSNFIDGNVRVDVIRRVYENKISHETLNLLSILVEKDLFNILPAIIVEYENLCNEFYDILSVRITIAKELEGIEELKKDIIKMVNKNVHFYIDINESIIGGIIVEIEDIIYDYSMKRLLNSVKDSLLAE, from the coding sequence ATGGATCCTATAGCTGCTGAAATTTTTACAAATTTAAAAACTGAAATATTCCATGAGGTTCAGAAAGAAAAAACCGCTAGATTTAAGCGAATAGTAAAAAATGAGGCAAGTGCTAAAAACTATGCTAAGGCTATGTTTGATGCGGCTAATGAATTAAAAAAAATAGATATTATTAAAAAAGATTTTGATGTTATTTATTCATCTTTATTTGAAGATAAGGATACTTTTTCTTTTTTCACTTCAAATTTTATAGATGGCAATGTAAGAGTTGATGTTATTAGAAGGGTGTATGAGAACAAAATATCTCATGAGACTCTTAATTTGTTATCTATATTGGTAGAGAAAGATTTATTTAATATTTTACCTGCTATAATAGTAGAATATGAAAACTTATGTAATGAGTTTTATGATATACTCTCTGTGAGAATTACTATTGCTAAAGAGTTAGAAGGCATTGAAGAATTGAAAAAAGATATTATAAAAATGGTTAATAAGAATGTTCATTTTTATATTGATATTAATGAATCTATTATAGGCGGTATTATAGTAGAGATAGAAGATATTATATATGATTATAGTATGAAGAGGCTTTTAAATAGTGTAAAAGATTCTCTTCTTGCAGAATAA
- the atpH gene encoding ATP synthase F1 subunit delta, protein MNSNDEKLLTPAASAIFNIAKDAGLINEIYKELKECSKLFEDEEIKKYFDDKKIDKREKVKLVEKKLKPIFSKEIFSFVNLLIENELIDELANIVDIYGAMFDEYNNTVRVKIIASCSINEDTIKQIIDTIKSFSDKKIEYTIEIDDSLIGGIIVNIGNTVYDYSIKNQINMMKNRFV, encoded by the coding sequence ATGAACAGTAATGATGAAAAATTATTAACACCAGCCGCTAGTGCTATATTTAATATAGCTAAAGATGCTGGTTTAATAAATGAAATATATAAAGAACTTAAAGAATGCTCTAAATTATTTGAAGATGAAGAGATAAAAAAATATTTTGATGATAAAAAAATAGATAAAAGAGAAAAGGTAAAACTTGTAGAAAAGAAATTAAAACCAATATTTTCTAAGGAGATTTTTTCTTTTGTCAATTTACTTATAGAAAATGAGCTTATAGATGAATTAGCTAATATAGTAGATATTTATGGTGCAATGTTTGATGAATATAATAATACTGTGAGAGTAAAGATTATAGCTTCTTGCAGCATAAATGAAGATACTATAAAACAAATAATAGACACTATAAAATCATTTTCTGATAAAAAAATAGAATATACTATAGAGATAGATGATAGCTTAATTGGCGGTATAATAGTTAATATTGGCAATACGGTTTATGATTATAGTATAAAGAATCAAATAAATATGATGAAAAATAGATTTGTTTAA
- the atpF gene encoding F0F1 ATP synthase subunit B, which translates to MALLKIDPGIIIWTWITFLLVLAVLGASTWKIILKGLNARADKIQEDLEEAEKTRENAKKSLAAYREQIDNAKAEASSIIENARIEANRVRDKIIGNAREEAESHRSKILSEIDRAKDEAMGNVRKQAVDIAVVMAETILKRNIDKNDNQALINEFVNNFEKDNNK; encoded by the coding sequence ATGGCACTTTTAAAGATAGATCCGGGTATTATTATATGGACTTGGATAACGTTTTTACTAGTTCTTGCTGTACTTGGAGCTTCTACTTGGAAGATAATTCTTAAAGGCTTGAATGCACGTGCAGATAAGATACAAGAGGACTTGGAAGAGGCAGAAAAAACTAGGGAAAATGCTAAAAAATCTTTGGCTGCATACAGAGAGCAGATTGATAATGCTAAGGCAGAGGCTAGTTCTATAATAGAAAATGCTAGGATTGAGGCTAATAGGGTTAGAGATAAAATTATTGGCAATGCTCGTGAAGAGGCTGAATCTCATAGAAGTAAAATACTCTCTGAAATTGACAGAGCTAAAGATGAAGCTATGGGAAATGTACGAAAACAGGCGGTAGACATTGCTGTTGTTATGGCTGAAACTATATTAAAAAGAAATATAGATAAAAATGATAATCAAGCTTTGATAAATGAGTTTGTGAATAATTTTGAAAAAGATAACAATAAATAA
- the atpE gene encoding ATP synthase F0 subunit C: MEFAIIGATIGAGLAAIGVGLGIGFIGSRAVEGIARQPEASGKIQTAMLISAALIEGVGLFALVICILALFTR; this comes from the coding sequence ATGGAATTTGCTATAATAGGAGCTACTATAGGAGCAGGACTTGCAGCTATTGGAGTTGGTTTGGGTATAGGTTTTATAGGTTCAAGAGCGGTAGAAGGTATTGCTAGACAGCCTGAGGCTTCTGGTAAGATACAAACAGCGATGCTTATTTCTGCTGCTTTAATAGAAGGTGTTGGTTTATTTGCTTTAGTTATATGTATTTTAGCTTTATTTACCAGATAA
- the atpB gene encoding F0F1 ATP synthase subunit A, with amino-acid sequence MNRLIFIRNVFIMFLICFSIFSNGEVFAAESINDYIMEEIGDNTEHPFFSIPIKLGHYIDFDFKITKHIILVTVAGILSILSMKYLAHKLKRPFNKPTYLQNLLEIIIDYMNKDVIGAALGEEGKKYVPFCLTVFLFVLFSNLLGLLPALIKLPTEDGHYAYLAGGLGANIGFTGAIALLVFVVYIFAGIRKKGIIKYWIKLVPKGLPIPLIPIIWVLEFITLFNRAFALTIRLFANITGGHIMMIVIPYLIIMSGTLLVSPFAVLFLSFIYVLEMFVAVLQAYIFSLLSAVYIQIAISDEH; translated from the coding sequence ATGAATAGATTAATTTTTATTAGAAATGTTTTTATAATGTTTTTAATTTGTTTCAGTATTTTTTCAAATGGTGAAGTATTTGCAGCAGAAAGCATTAATGACTATATTATGGAAGAGATAGGAGATAACACAGAACATCCTTTCTTCTCAATCCCTATAAAATTAGGACATTATATAGATTTCGACTTTAAAATAACAAAACATATTATTTTAGTAACAGTAGCAGGTATTTTATCAATACTAAGTATGAAATATTTGGCTCATAAATTAAAAAGACCATTTAATAAGCCAACATATTTACAAAACCTATTAGAAATTATAATAGATTATATGAATAAAGACGTTATAGGGGCAGCTTTAGGTGAAGAAGGCAAAAAATATGTACCTTTTTGTTTAACTGTATTTTTATTCGTATTATTTTCTAATCTTTTAGGACTTTTACCAGCCTTAATAAAACTACCTACAGAAGATGGACATTATGCTTATTTGGCAGGCGGTTTAGGAGCTAATATTGGTTTTACAGGTGCTATTGCTTTATTAGTATTTGTTGTCTACATATTCGCAGGAATAAGAAAGAAAGGAATAATAAAATATTGGATAAAATTAGTACCAAAAGGTCTTCCAATACCTCTAATACCTATAATATGGGTTTTAGAGTTTATAACTTTGTTTAATAGAGCATTTGCTTTAACTATTCGTTTATTTGCGAACATCACAGGCGGACACATAATGATGATAGTAATACCTTATCTTATCATTATGTCTGGAACTTTATTGGTATCACCTTTTGCGGTATTATTTTTAAGTTTTATATATGTACTTGAGATGTTTGTCGCTGTTTTACAAGCTTATATATTCTCATTGTTGTCGGCGGTTTATATACAGATTGCCATTAGCGATGAGCATTAA
- a CDS encoding STAS domain-containing protein yields the protein MEISIEELENNTSVIRLVGDIDVYTSSDLKDAINSQIDFGAKRIIIDMEDVYYIDSSGIGVFVFAIGSFKKVNGKIGIVKITENVRKVFELTKIISFFPIFMTVSDAIEKL from the coding sequence ATGGAAATAAGTATTGAAGAGTTAGAAAATAATACTTCTGTTATAAGATTAGTAGGAGATATTGATGTTTATACTTCTTCAGATTTAAAAGATGCTATAAACTCACAAATAGACTTCGGGGCAAAAAGAATAATTATAGATATGGAAGATGTATATTATATAGACAGCAGCGGAATAGGAGTTTTTGTATTTGCAATCGGCTCTTTTAAAAAGGTAAACGGCAAAATAGGAATAGTAAAAATTACAGAAAATGTAAGAAAAGTTTTTGAATTAACAAAAATAATAAGCTTCTTTCCTATATTTATGACAGTATCAGATGCTATAGAAAAGTTGTAA
- a CDS encoding bifunctional UDP-sugar hydrolase/5'-nucleotidase, giving the protein MKKVSIILLMIFFVLSSCNNNNTEKKSTNNGKLTIIHMNDTHGRDEEEMIVNKEVTPAETNYMYGAARRAKYIKDVEETNNNVLILHAGDTITGSVYSTVFMGRDEVDIMNMIGVDAATVGNHFVDYGLDNFTQIMKERKFPTLSINIKNKNDNSYYALPHIVTNVNDLNVAIIGITTTESVYSASSIKDLVFEEEIESLKNFLKSTPLNTTNDVTILLSHVGYEIDKKIAEAFPKTFDVIIGGHSHTVLEEADIVNGTPIVQAGSYGMYLGQIDLSVNNGKIEKIDYKLIPMDSNIEQDTDMLAFIDEMKGTVDKEFNVRIGSLPIELSQDGIRTNSMAIGNFACDLVLDSYDNVDIAIINSGALRTSLPYGDITLGKIQNEFFPFNNQAVIVMLNGKDLLDMIKISYTKKGGGGFLQYSRGVEVKYGTDGKLISAKLNGEDITENKDYVIIISDFILDGGDGYKDADGNPIGQKGKNIVMTGNDMRDAIISKIKELNNIPESYIDNNPRVIFE; this is encoded by the coding sequence ATGAAAAAAGTTAGCATTATTTTACTAATGATTTTTTTTGTTTTATCATCATGCAATAATAATAATACAGAAAAAAAATCTACAAACAATGGCAAATTAACTATCATACATATGAATGATACACATGGACGAGATGAAGAAGAAATGATAGTAAACAAAGAAGTAACTCCTGCAGAAACTAATTATATGTATGGGGCTGCAAGAAGAGCTAAATATATAAAAGATGTAGAAGAGACAAATAATAATGTTTTAATTCTTCATGCGGGAGACACTATTACAGGAAGCGTTTATTCTACAGTATTTATGGGCAGAGATGAAGTTGATATTATGAACATGATTGGGGTCGATGCAGCTACAGTTGGAAACCATTTTGTAGATTATGGGCTTGATAATTTTACTCAAATAATGAAAGAGAGAAAATTCCCTACTCTATCTATAAACATAAAAAATAAAAACGACAATAGTTATTATGCTTTGCCACATATTGTTACAAATGTAAACGATCTTAATGTAGCTATAATAGGCATTACAACTACAGAATCAGTATATAGTGCATCAAGCATTAAAGATTTAGTATTTGAAGAAGAGATAGAATCATTAAAAAATTTCTTAAAATCTACCCCGCTTAATACAACTAATGATGTTACAATACTTTTAAGCCATGTTGGTTATGAAATTGACAAAAAGATTGCCGAAGCTTTTCCTAAAACTTTTGATGTAATAATTGGAGGACATAGCCATACTGTTTTGGAAGAAGCAGATATTGTTAACGGTACGCCTATAGTGCAGGCTGGAAGTTATGGAATGTATTTAGGACAAATAGATTTATCTGTAAATAATGGAAAAATAGAAAAAATTGATTATAAACTTATACCTATGGACAGCAATATAGAACAAGATACTGATATGCTTGCATTTATTGATGAGATGAAAGGCACAGTAGATAAAGAGTTTAATGTAAGAATAGGAAGTTTACCTATAGAGCTTAGTCAAGATGGAATAAGAACTAATTCTATGGCTATAGGAAATTTTGCCTGTGATTTGGTGTTAGATTCTTATGACAACGTAGATATTGCTATAATAAACTCAGGAGCATTAAGAACATCTTTGCCATATGGAGATATAACTTTAGGTAAAATACAAAATGAGTTTTTTCCATTTAATAATCAGGCTGTAATAGTAATGCTAAATGGAAAAGATTTACTTGATATGATAAAAATATCTTATACCAAAAAAGGCGGCGGCGGATTTTTACAATATTCAAGAGGTGTTGAAGTAAAATACGGCACAGATGGAAAATTAATTTCAGCTAAATTAAATGGAGAAGACATAACAGAAAATAAAGATTATGTAATAATCATATCAGACTTCATTTTAGATGGAGGAGATGGCTATAAGGATGCTGACGGCAATCCTATAGGGCAAAAGGGTAAAAATATAGTTATGACTGGTAATGATATGCGTGATGCTATAATATCAAAAATCAAAGAGCTTAACAATATACCAGAAAGCTATATAGATAATAATCCTAGAGTAATATTTGAATAA